A portion of the Staphylococcus felis genome contains these proteins:
- the eno gene encoding surface-displayed alpha-enolase, whose translation MPIITDVYAREVLDSRGNPTVEVEVLTESGAFGRALVPSGASTGEHEAVELRDGDKSRYLGKGVEKAVENVNEIIAPELIEGEFSVLEQVSIDKMMIQLDGTDNKGKLGANAILGVSIAVARAAADLLDQPLYKYLGGFNSTVLPTPMMNIVNGGSHSDAPIAFQEFMILPVGAETFKEALRWGAEVFHALAKILKSRGLVTAVGDEGGFAPKFEGTEDGVETIIEAIKAAGLEPGKDVFLGFDCAASEFYEDGVYDYTKFEGENGAKRSAEEQVDYLEQLVNKYPIISIEDGMDENDWEGWKLLTDRIGDRVQLVGDDLFVTNTEILSRGIKENIGNSILIKVNQIGTLTETFEAIEMAQKAGYTAVVSHRSGETEDTTIADIAVATNAGQIKTGSLSRTDRIAKYNQLLRIEDELYETAKYEGLKSFYNLEK comes from the coding sequence ATGCCAATTATTACTGATGTATACGCTCGCGAAGTACTAGATTCACGTGGAAACCCAACTGTAGAAGTTGAAGTATTAACAGAAAGCGGCGCGTTTGGTCGTGCTTTAGTACCTTCTGGCGCTTCAACTGGGGAGCATGAAGCAGTTGAGTTACGTGATGGTGACAAATCACGCTACTTAGGTAAAGGTGTCGAAAAAGCTGTTGAGAATGTTAATGAAATCATTGCGCCTGAATTAATTGAAGGTGAGTTCTCAGTTTTAGAACAAGTATCAATCGATAAAATGATGATTCAATTAGATGGCACAGACAACAAAGGTAAATTAGGTGCAAATGCGATTTTAGGCGTATCGATTGCAGTTGCGCGTGCAGCAGCCGATTTATTAGACCAACCATTATACAAATATTTAGGTGGGTTTAATTCAACTGTATTACCAACACCAATGATGAACATTGTAAATGGTGGTTCACACTCAGATGCGCCGATTGCATTCCAAGAGTTTATGATTTTACCAGTTGGTGCAGAAACATTTAAAGAGGCATTACGTTGGGGTGCAGAAGTATTCCATGCGTTAGCTAAAATCTTAAAATCTCGCGGATTAGTGACAGCAGTTGGTGACGAAGGTGGTTTTGCACCAAAATTCGAAGGTACTGAAGATGGTGTTGAAACAATCATCGAAGCAATTAAAGCAGCAGGCTTAGAACCAGGTAAAGACGTATTCCTTGGTTTTGACTGTGCAGCTTCAGAATTTTACGAAGATGGTGTTTATGACTACACTAAATTTGAAGGCGAAAATGGTGCGAAACGTTCAGCTGAAGAACAAGTTGACTACTTAGAGCAACTTGTAAACAAATATCCAATTATTTCAATTGAAGATGGTATGGATGAAAATGATTGGGAAGGTTGGAAATTATTAACGGATCGTATCGGTGACCGTGTTCAATTAGTAGGTGACGACTTATTTGTTACAAATACTGAAATTTTATCAAGAGGTATCAAAGAAAACATCGGTAACTCTATCTTAATTAAAGTGAACCAAATCGGTACATTGACAGAAACATTTGAAGCAATTGAAATGGCTCAAAAAGCGGGCTATACTGCTGTTGTATCACACCGTTCAGGTGAAACAGAAGATACAACAATCGCTGACATTGCTGTTGCAACAAATGCAGGCCAAATTAAAACAGGTTCATTATCA